The DNA sequence TCGCCCGCGACCATTTCGGTAGCTGCACCCCGATTCGCGTCATGCGGACTCCGATGCCCTGTGTCCGCGCCGTGATGGATCGTGATGCGACCATCGGTGTGGTGCCATGGCCGGAGGACAACGATCCGTCACCCTGGTGGGGCTCGCTGCTGTCGCGCGATCCGAAAACGCCGACCATCGTGGCCCGGCTTCCCTTTGTCGAAAGCGACCGCAACGGCGGCGGCGCTAGGGCGCTCGCGATCGGACGCGTTCCGCACGAGTCCAGCGGCGACGACCGGAGTTTTATTGCCATCGAGTTGTCCGAGGACATCAGCCGGTCGCGGCTGAAGGATGCCATCGTCCGTACCGGACTGACTCCCTCGGCATTCTGGAGCGCGGCGACGGACCGCGAGCGGGCCCAGCCACTCCACCTGATCGAGGTCGAAGGCTTCGTACCGGATGGCGATGCCGCCCTGACAAAGATTGAACAGGCGCTGGACAACCGGGTACTGCGAATTGCCGCTATCGGTGGATACGCCGTTCCGATCGATCTGGAGCCGGACAAATCGGCGCCGTCCGTCTGACGCTGATCCCGGCGACGCTAACCCCGGCGCTGAAACGCCACAGGCCACAGTGCAAGAATCAGGTGACACGATGACCACAGGTCCAATGAACACTGGGCCGACGCCGCGCCCCGGCATTCTGGAGATTACCCCTTATGTCGGCGGCGAAAGCAGCGCCAACGCCAAGCGGTTGATCCGGCTTGCCTCGAACGAAGGGGCGTTGGGCACAAGTCCGGCAGCCAAGGCGGCTTACGAAGTCGCAGCTGCCGAACTTCACCGCTATCCCGACGGTGGATCGACTGCGCTTCGTGAAACGATCGCCGAAATCCATGGGTTGAATGTCGATCAGATCGTCTGCGGTGCCGGATCGGACGAACTGATCGCTCTGCTGACACGCGCTTACGCCGGTCCCGGGGACGAAGTGCTTTATTCCCGGCACGGGTTCCTGATGTATCCGCTCAGCGCGATGGCATGCGGCGCCACACCGGTCGCGGCGCCGGAGCCGGGACTGAAAGCCGATGTCGACCTGGTTCTTGCCAGCGTCACCGACCGCACCAGGATCGTCTTCATCGCCAATCCGAACAATCCCACCGGATCGTATCTGTCGACAGCGGAAATCGAACGACTGCATGCCGGCCTGCCGGCGCATGTTCTGCTGGTCATCGACGCGGCCTATGCCGAATACGTCGACGCGCCCGACTACAGCGCTGGCGCCGCACTGGCCGAAAGCACAACCAACGTCGTCATGACGCGGACATTCTCCAAAATATACGGCCTGAGCGCGCTGCGGCTCGGCTGGGCCTATTGCCCGCCGGGTATCGCTGACATCCTGAACCGCATTCGCGGGCCGTTCAACGTCTCGCTACCGGCCCAGAAGGCGGGCGAAGCCGCAATCAGGGACACCGACTTCATCGAGCGCAGCCGGGCGCACAACGAACAGTGGCGTGACTGGACCGCTGCCGCGCTGTCCGATCTCGGCCTGAAAGTGCATCCGAGCGTATGCAACTTCCTGCTGGTGGATTTTGCCGGCATTCCCGGCATCTCGGCCGAAGACGCCCGCATCGCCCTGAAGGACCAAGGCATCCTTGTGCGCCAGATGGGTGCCTACGGCCTTCCCACCTGCCTGAGAATCGGCATTGGCCTTGAGGACGAGATGCGCCCGGTGATCGAAGCCATGCGTACCGTCATGGCCGGGGCCGGACAGGCCGCAACCGGATAACCCCGGATACCGGAAGTTGATTGATGACCAGTGATGACATAGCCCGGACCGCGGTCGCCGAGACCACATCCGGTAAGGTGCCCGGCACATCGAAGCCGATATTCCCGCGGCTCTGCCTGATCGGACTGGGCCTGATCGCCTCGTCCGTGGCCTGGGCCGCGAAGCGTGACGGACTGGTCGACG is a window from the Fodinicurvata sp. EGI_FJ10296 genome containing:
- the hisC gene encoding histidinol-phosphate transaminase; this translates as MTTGPMNTGPTPRPGILEITPYVGGESSANAKRLIRLASNEGALGTSPAAKAAYEVAAAELHRYPDGGSTALRETIAEIHGLNVDQIVCGAGSDELIALLTRAYAGPGDEVLYSRHGFLMYPLSAMACGATPVAAPEPGLKADVDLVLASVTDRTRIVFIANPNNPTGSYLSTAEIERLHAGLPAHVLLVIDAAYAEYVDAPDYSAGAALAESTTNVVMTRTFSKIYGLSALRLGWAYCPPGIADILNRIRGPFNVSLPAQKAGEAAIRDTDFIERSRAHNEQWRDWTAAALSDLGLKVHPSVCNFLLVDFAGIPGISAEDARIALKDQGILVRQMGAYGLPTCLRIGIGLEDEMRPVIEAMRTVMAGAGQAATG
- a CDS encoding chorismate mutase, translated to MSTPTENVADSLESLRDEIDGIDDRIHSLLMERASVVQRIADVKTSATSRGPASDDDNSSSGAPHAEAGSMPDAPPVVFRPAREALILRRLTERHRGAFPLPVLLRIWREMISGYTRIQGPFSVAACVAEGEHLVWDIARDHFGSCTPIRVMRTPMPCVRAVMDRDATIGVVPWPEDNDPSPWWGSLLSRDPKTPTIVARLPFVESDRNGGGARALAIGRVPHESSGDDRSFIAIELSEDISRSRLKDAIVRTGLTPSAFWSAATDRERAQPLHLIEVEGFVPDGDAALTKIEQALDNRVLRIAAIGGYAVPIDLEPDKSAPSV